The genomic interval GCAAGACTTCCTTGACACTGGTCTTCATAAAACTTTCTCTGTGCCCGAAACTGTAGCGGGTCTGTACAGATGCGTTAAGTGAATGATGCTGCATACGAATTCCTGCCATTGAGGAACGAAAGTCCACAGCTTGTCTGTGGAAATGCCCTCGCGAGATTGCACCACTAGGTTTTTTTCACTATTGACACCGCCGAGAATTCGCCATACGTTCGCAGTATCTATCAGCGCGCCAGATGACCAGGTTTCCAACCCAGGCTCGCCTGAAAAGACAGCGGAAACCTGGCAGCAGAACGCGGCTCTCGGAAGCGCAGCAGTGTCTGCAGCGCTCGCCACGCGAGATTCGCCGCCCAAGAGCGGAGAGAAGCATTCTTGACCATGACACATCCCACATCCGATCTGCGAAACAACTGGCGCGCGGAAGACCTGGGCAAATTAAATTGTCGCAGTGCTACATCCAAGCAACCACCCGCACGCACAAGTTCGCATTCCGCCGAGCCGGTTGCAGCAACCGGTGACGCCCATCTTGTCTCGGAGTGTCTCAAGGGCAGCGAGGACGCTTGGGCAGCGCTCATCCACAAATACAAACGCTTAATGTATTCCATTCCTATCAAGTACGGGGCGCGTCCGGCGGACGCCGCCGACATCGTGCAGAGCGTTTGCATGGAGCTTTTCTGCGAACTCTCGAACTTGCGCAAAGTGGAGTCCCTCAAGTCGTGGCTTATGGTGGTCACAGCGCGCAAGAGCTTTCACTGGAAAAAGTCGAATCGGATGGAAA from Terriglobales bacterium carries:
- a CDS encoding sigma-70 family RNA polymerase sigma factor gives rise to the protein MTHPTSDLRNNWRAEDLGKLNCRSATSKQPPARTSSHSAEPVAATGDAHLVSECLKGSEDAWAALIHKYKRLMYSIPIKYGARPADAADIVQSVCMELFCELSNLRKVESLKSWLMVVTARKSFHWKKSNRMEMTLDNVERDYPEAIAMSSAEIVEAEKEQCLREAVAQLPARCQELVRLLFYEQPPIPYAEVARRLGLATGSIGFTRGRCLARLQKILTKMGF